The nucleotide sequence GTCCAGCGCTTTTCCGACGAGGCAGAAGCGCTGAAGGCCGCCAACGCCGTGCAGTACGGCCTCGCGTCCTCGGTCTGGACCCGCGACCACCAGCGGGCGATGCGCGCCGCCGCGAAGCTCGACTTCGGCTGCGTCTGGATCAACACGCACATCCCGCTGGTCGCCGAAATGCCGCACGGCGGGTTCAAGAAGTCGGGCTACGGCAAGGACCTCTCCCTCTACGGTCTCGAGGACTACACGCGCGTCAAGCACGTCATGAGCGCACTGTGAGGGTCGCGATGCCCAACCAAGCACCGTCCGAGACCCGCGAAGAGCCCGTGGCACCCGAAAGCGCGCGCCCGGCCATCCGGCTTTCCGGGCTGCGCAAGCACTTCGGCGACGTCCACGCGGTCGACGGCGTCGACCTCGACATCCCGCCGGGCGAGTTCTTCTCGATGCTCGGGCCGTCCGGCTCCGGCAAGACGACGGTGCTGCGCCTGATCGCCGGCTTCGAGCTGCCCACCGCGGGCACGATCGAGCTCGACGGCCACGACGTCAGCCGGCTCGCGCCGTTCGAGCGCGACGTCAACACGGTGTTCCAGGACTACGCGCTGTTCCCGCACATGAACGTGCAGCAGAACGTCGAGTACGGCCTGCGCGTCAAGCGCGTCCCGAAGCGGCAACGCCGGGAGCGCGCGCTCGAGGCGTTGAAGACCGTGCGGCTGGAGGACTACGGCTCCCGCAAGCCCGCGCAGCTCTCGGGTGGCCAGCGCCAGCGCGTCGCCCTGGCCCGCGCGCTGGTCAACCGGCCCAAGGTGCTGCTGCTCGACGAACCCCTGGGCGCGCTCGACCTCAAGCTGCGCCAAGCCATGCAGCTGGAGCTCAAGCAGATCCAGCGGGACGTCGGCATCACGTTCGTCTTCGTCACCCACGACCAGGACGAGGCGCTCACCATGAGCGATCGCATCGCGGTGTTCAACGACGGGAAGATCGAGCAGGTCGGGCCGCCCGAGGAGGTCTACGAACGGCCCGCGAGCGCGTTCGTCGCCGGGTTCGTCGGGACGTCCAACCTGCTGGGCGGCCGCGGTGCCGAGAGCGTCATCGGCCGGCCGGGGCTGTTCAGCATCCGGCCGGAGAAGATCCGCATCGACGGCAACCTCTCCGAACCCGCCGCTCCGGGCGACACCAGCGCCACCGGCACGGTCACCGACGTCGTGTACGCCGGGGCCACCGTGCGGTACGCCGTGGCGCTCGACGCCGGCGGGCAGCTCTCGGTCGTCCGGCAGAACACCGATGACGCCGCTTTTGCCGACGGCCGCGTCCGGCTGAGCTGGCGGAACGAACACAGCTTCCAGGTCCCTGGTCAGTGAAAGGGTTGCCATGAAGAACAGGAAGACGCGGCTGGCCGGGATCCTCGGCGTTAGCCTGCTGTTGGCTGCATGTGGCACGTCGGGCTCGAACTCGTCCGCGCCGCCGGGTGCGCAGGGGTTCACGCCGCCGAAGCTCGAGGCGCTGAAGGCACTCGGGCAGCCGGAAGGCCAGCTGAACGTCCTGGCCTGGCCGGGGTACGCGGAGAACGGCTCGAACGACCCGAAGGTGAACTGGGTGACGCCGTTCGAGCAGCAGACCGGCTGCAAGGTGAACGTCAAGCCGTTCGGCACGTCCGACGAGGCCGTCACGCTGATGAAGACCGGGCAGTACGACGTCGTGTCCGCCTCCGGTGACGCGTCGCTGCGGCTCGTCGCGTCCGGGGACGCCGAGCCGGTGAACACCGCGCTGGTCCCGAACTACGCCGACGTCCAGCCGTTCCTGAAGAACAAGTCCTGGAACAGCGTCGGCGGCGTCTCCTACGGCATCCCGCACGGCTGGGGCGCGAACCTGCTGACCTGGCGCACCGACAAGGTGACGCCGGCCCCGGCGTCGTGGTCGGTGATGTTCGACGCGAACTCGCCTTACAAGGGCAAGGTGATCGCCTACGACTCGCCGATCTACCTCGCCGACGCCGCGCTGTACCTGCAGGCGCACCAGCCGGACCTCGGCATCAAGAACCCGTACGCCCTCGACGACAAGCAGTTCACCGCGGCGGTGAACCTGCTCAAGCAGCAGCGGCCGCTGGTGTCCGAGTACTGGTCGGACTACCTCAAGGAGTCGCAGGCACTGAAGAACGGCGACGCCGTCGTCGGCACGGCCTGGCAGGTCACGGTCAACCTGACCAAGGGCGAAGGCGCGCCGTTGGAGTCCGCCGTGCCGAGCGAAGGCGCGACCGGGTGGTCGGACACCTGGATGGTCGCGGCGAAGTCGCCGCACAAGACGTGCGCGTACAAGTGGCTCGACCACATCATCAGCCCGAAGGTCAACGCCCAGGTCGCCGAGTACTTCGGCGAGGCGCCGGCGAACACGAAGGCGTGCGCGGAGATGTCGGACAAGACGCTCTGCGACACCTACCACGCCGGCGACGCGGCGTACGCGGCGAAGATCGCGTACTGGACCACGCCGATCCCGCAGTGCCTCGACGGCCG is from Amycolatopsis mediterranei and encodes:
- a CDS encoding ABC transporter ATP-binding protein, with the translated sequence MPNQAPSETREEPVAPESARPAIRLSGLRKHFGDVHAVDGVDLDIPPGEFFSMLGPSGSGKTTVLRLIAGFELPTAGTIELDGHDVSRLAPFERDVNTVFQDYALFPHMNVQQNVEYGLRVKRVPKRQRRERALEALKTVRLEDYGSRKPAQLSGGQRQRVALARALVNRPKVLLLDEPLGALDLKLRQAMQLELKQIQRDVGITFVFVTHDQDEALTMSDRIAVFNDGKIEQVGPPEEVYERPASAFVAGFVGTSNLLGGRGAESVIGRPGLFSIRPEKIRIDGNLSEPAAPGDTSATGTVTDVVYAGATVRYAVALDAGGQLSVVRQNTDDAAFADGRVRLSWRNEHSFQVPGQ
- a CDS encoding ABC transporter substrate-binding protein — its product is MKNRKTRLAGILGVSLLLAACGTSGSNSSAPPGAQGFTPPKLEALKALGQPEGQLNVLAWPGYAENGSNDPKVNWVTPFEQQTGCKVNVKPFGTSDEAVTLMKTGQYDVVSASGDASLRLVASGDAEPVNTALVPNYADVQPFLKNKSWNSVGGVSYGIPHGWGANLLTWRTDKVTPAPASWSVMFDANSPYKGKVIAYDSPIYLADAALYLQAHQPDLGIKNPYALDDKQFTAAVNLLKQQRPLVSEYWSDYLKESQALKNGDAVVGTAWQVTVNLTKGEGAPLESAVPSEGATGWSDTWMVAAKSPHKTCAYKWLDHIISPKVNAQVAEYFGEAPANTKACAEMSDKTLCDTYHAGDAAYAAKIAYWTTPIPQCLDGRTDVKCKDYGEWTRAWTEIKG